ACCCGCCACATCGTGTACGCGCAGCAGAGCAACGTGAGCAGCGCGGTCAACACCACCAGCGGCCACGAGATGCCGTCCACGCCGAGGTGGAAGCGCAACTCCAGGCCGGGCACCCAGGGCAGGTCCAGTTGGTGCCACGGGCGCACCGCCGGCGCACCGGCCGACCAGGCGACCCAACCCCGACCGCGGAACACCAGCGGCACCGCGGCCAGCAGGGTCAGGGCCGCCGCGACAGTGCCGACCAGCCGGGCCGCCCGGTCCCGGGGAGTCGCCGCCACTGCGACCGCGCCGAGCGCCGGCACCGCCAGAACGGCGACCAGCAACACCTGCCCAAACGTCATTGGATCGCCTTCGCTCGCGACTGCGGGGCTCGCAAACCCGGCTCACTCCTCGCGCTCACAGCTTCACCCCTATTACGGCGGCCAGCCCGATCAGCAGCGCGCCGGCCAGCACACCGGCGGCGGCCCGGGGCAACGCCGCTCGGTGCAGCGTGGCCAGCCCCGCGCCCAGACCGGACGCGGCCCGGCCGCTGCCATCGACCGCGCCGTCCACCACCACCTCGTCGCCGGTGCGCGCTACGCGGGCCAGCGCGCGGACGGGACGTACGACAAGGGTGTGCTGGACGTCGTCGAGCCGGAACGCGCGGGCGAAGACCGGCCGCAGCGGGCCCAGCGCGACCGCCGGGTCGGCGGTCGGGTCCCGACGCCAGCCCAGCGTGACCAGCCCGGCGCCGACCAGCAGCAACGCGAGCGGCAGCAGCATCCCCGGCCCCACGTGGACCAGGCCGTCCTCGGAGCCCGCCACCGGCACGGTCGGGAAGCGCAGGCGATCGGCGAACGCCCCGACGAACCCGGCCAGACCGAGCAGCGCGGCCGGCACGGCCAGCAGCAGCACCGGCCAGCGCAACACCGCCGGCGGGTCGTGCGGGCGGACCAGCGGCAGGCGTGGTGTGCCGAAGAAGGCGCGCAGCAGCAGCCGGCCGGCGTACCAGGCGGTGATCGCCACGCCGAGCAGCCCGGCCATCCACACCAGCCAGCCCACCCACGACGGTGCCGGGCCGGTGCCCTCCAACGCGGCGGACTCGGCGACCGTCAACACGCCGTCCTTGCTCCAGAAACCGGCGAGCGGCGGCACCCCGGCCAGCGCACCCAGGCCCACCACGGTGCACCAGAACGTCACCGGCATGCTGCGCCGCAGCCCGCCCATCTCCGACATCAGGGTCGTGCCGACCGCGTGGATGACCACGCCGGCGGCGAGGAACAGCAGCGCCTTGAACGCGGCGTGGGTGAGCAGGTGGAACAGCGCCGCAGACGGGGAGCCGACCGCCAGCGCGCCGGTCATGTAACCCAACTGGGACACCGTCGACCAGGCCAGCACACGCTTGATGTCGTCCTGCGCGGTGGCGGCGAGCGCACCGAGCAGCAGGGTGATCGCGCCGACCACCCCGAGCACGGTCAGCGTCACCGGCGCGGCCGTGAACAACGGGTAGAGGCGGGCAACGGCGTACACGCCGGCGGCGACCATCGTGGCGGCGTGGATCAGCGCCGAGATCGGCGTCGGACCGGCCATCGCGTCCGGCAGCCACGTGTGCAGCGGGAACTGCGCACTCTTGCCGGCGACACCGGCGAGCAGCAGCAGGCCGGCAGCGGTCAACGTCACGCCGGAGTGGTCGTGGGCGAGCACGTCGGCGATCCGGAAGCTGCCCGTCGACACGCCCAGCAGCGCGATGCCGAGCAGGAACCCGACGTCACCCACCCGGGTCACCAGGAACGCCTTCATCGCGGCGGCCGGCGCGCCGGGCAGTCGACGGTCGTGGGCGATGAGCAGGTACGAACAGAGGCCCATCACCTCCCAGCCGACCAGCAGCATGATCAGGTCGCCGGCGACCACCACCAGCAGCATCGCACCGGTGAAGAGGCTGATCTGGGCCGCGTACGGCGGGTAGCGGTGGTCGACGTCGATGTCGTCGTGCGGGCCGCGTCGCAGATAGCCGATCGAGTAGACCTGCACCGCCAGGGCGACCGCGGTGACCGCCACGGCGACCAGTGCGGCGGCGCCGTCCAGCCGTACGCCGAGGGTCACCATCAGCCCGCCGACGTCGACCCAGGTGGTCGACGTCTCCGTCGGCCCGTCGACGGTCAGCAGCAGCGCGACGGCCAACGCCAGCGCGACGGCCGCACCGCTGACGCCGAGCGCGACGGCCGCGTTGCGGGCCCGATCGCCGCCGGTCGCGCTGTTGCCCCGTGGGGCCGGTGGCAGCAGCAGGCCGAGCAGGCCGGCGGCCAGCGGGACGGCGGGCAGCAGCACCCCGATCAGCCCGGTCACCGGCGAGCCTCCGTGTCCAGGACGGCCGGCTCTCGCCCGTCGACGGGCTGCGCCGGCTCGGTCAGCGGCACGTCATCCACCACGACGGTGGCCCGCAACCGGTAGAGCTGGAGGACGATCGCCAGCCCCACGCCGATCTCGGCGGCGGCGAGGACGATGACGAACAACGCGAAGACCTGCCCCGAGTGCGGCAGCACGGCGCGGGCGGTGGTGTCCGCGGTGACCAGGATCAGGTTGACCGCGTTGAGCATCAACTCGACCGACATCAGCACCAGCACCGCGTTGCGGCGGCGCAACACGCCGTAGACGCCGAGGCCGAACAGCAGCGCGGCGGTGACGTACGGGATGACCGGCCTCACCGGCGCCCCCCGGGCTCGACGTCGACCCGGGCATCCGGTGCTGCCGTGGCGTCGCGTTGCGGGACGGGTCGGCCGATGTCCGGCCGGGACAGCACGATCGCGCCCACCAGCGCGGAGAGCAGGAGCACGGACAGCACCTCGAACGGCAGCACCCAGGACTGGAAGATCTGCTCCCCCAGCCGCTCGGCGGTGCCCGCGGCGGGAAGCGCGACGCTGCTCCAGCGGTACGCGTCGACGAGCAGGACGGTCAGCCCGAGCCCGGCGCCGCCACCGATCAGGGCGGCCGGCCAACCGGGCCGGTCCAGGTCGTCGGAGGCACCGATCGGGGCCCGGGTAAGCATCACCGCGAACAGCAGCAGGACCACCACCGCGCCCACGTAGATCAACACCTGCACCCAGGCCACCAGCTCGGCGCTGAGCACCAGGAAGTCACCGGCCAGCGCGCCCAGGCACACCACCAGGTAGAGCCCGGCCCGGACCAGGTGTTTCGTGGTCACCACCAGCACGCCGGCGCCAACCGCCACCGCGCCGAGGGCGAGCAGCAGCACATCCGCTCCGGTCACCGGGCCGCCTCTCCGGCTCGGGCGGTCACGACGCGGGGTCCTGGTCGGCGTCGGGGCGTACCGATGGAGGGGCCGGACGGGCGGCGGCCGCCTTGCGCGCGGCGGCGGTCTCCTCCTTGGCCGGCTCACCGTTCGGGTCGTGCGCGGGCGGCGGCGGAACCGTGGCCATCCACTGACCCAGGTGGTCCTTGTCGTGCAGCAGGTCCTTGATGTCGTACTCGGCGTACTCGAATTCCGGCGACCAGTAGAGCGCGTCGAACGGGCAGACCTCGATGCAGATGCCGCAGTACATGCAGAGCGAGAAGTCGATGTCGAACTTGTCGAGCACGTTGCGCTGGCGGGGGCGGGCGGCGCCGGGCACCGCCACCTCCTCCTTGTGCGAGTCGATGTAGATGCACCAGTCCGGACACTCGCGGGCGCAGAGCATGCAGACCGTGCAGTTCTCCTCGGACAACGCGATCACGCCACGCGAGCGGGGTGGCAGCTCAGGGGCGACGTCCGGGTACTGCTGGGTGGTCGTCCGGCTGGTCATCGTCTTGAGGGTGACCGCCAACCCCTTCACCAGGCCCGCGCCGGGCAGGCCACGCGCACCGGTGGCGCTGGCCGGGTCGCCGTGCTCGCTGGGGTCGCTCATGCCGACCATCCTGCCCTGTGGCCCCGGCGCGCGCGACCACCACCCACAGGTCCAGGGCGGTACCGTGGTCGCGGGGAGAACGAACGCACCTGGAAGGACCTGCCATGACCGCCGCGCTGCAGAGCGACTACCCGCCCGAGAGCGAGTGGACGACTGACGATCTGGATGCGCTGCCCGAGGATGGCCGCCGCCGGGAACTGCTCGATGGAGTGCTGCTGATGTCCCCCTCCCCCACCCGCACGCACCAAATCATCGCTGGGCTACTGATGGCCGAGCTGCACGCTGACTGCCCCGAGGGCTACGACGTGACCCAGGGCGTCGAGGTGCGGATCAACCGCACGCGGTCCTTCATCCCCGACGTGCTGATCACCACGGCCACCGCAGCGGCGCGGGAGCCGTCGAAGTACGAGCCACACGAGGTGGTCCTTGCCGTCGAGATCGTCTCACCGAGCACCCGCTCCATCGACCGGGTGTTGAAGCCGGCGCTGTACGCCCAGGCAGGGATCCCGTTCTACTGGCGGATCGAGACGCAGGGTGGCGCGCTGGAGGTCGTCACCTACCGGATCGACGCGGTGAACGAGGTCTACAGCGAGACGGGGCGGTGGACGAAGTTCGTCGACACCGGCGAGCCCTTCCCGATCAACCTGGCGATCAGTCGGATCACGCCCCGGGTCCGCTGACGCCGGTCGGGGGCAGCATTTCGACTCCGAGTTGTTGGAGCAGTTGGAACAGCTCGTTGCAGCTCCACACCTCGACGATTCGGCCCGCCGCGTCGAAGCGCAGGAACGTCGCACCGGAGTAGCTGACCACCTGCCCGGTCGGCGGCACCGGCCCGAACTGCCCGGCGTGCGTGCCGGCCGCCCGCCAGTGCACGGCCACCCGCTCGCCGGCCGCCACCACGTCCACGATCTTGTAGCGCAGGTCCGGGAAGGCCGCCCGCCGCTCGCGGTGCCAGGCCAGCGTCGCCTCCGGCCCGGTGCCGCCCAGCCCCGGGCAGTCGTCGGCGATCAACTCGTACGCGGACTCCTCCCGGCGAGCGTTCCACACGTCGGCGATGAACCGGCGGGCCGCGGCCTCCACATCCGTCATGCCGGCAGGGTAACCGGGTCCACTCCGCGTCGCTGAGCGGTAGATCCGTAAGGATGGGGTAGAGACACTGACCAGACCGGGAGGGTGACGTGGGCGAGGAAACAGGCGGGAAGTACGTCGAGCCGGGTGGCGAGTTCACCCGCGACCAGCGGTACATCGCCACTCGGATCACCGAGGACGGGCGGGACGGGTACCCGGTGGAGCCGGGCCGGTACCGGCTGGCGGTCAGTCGGGCCTGCCCGTGGGCCAACCGCCTGATCATCGTGCGACGGCTGCTCGGCCTGGAGGACGCCATCTCGATGGCGGTGGCCGGCCCGACCCACGACGCCCGGAGCTGGACCTTCGACCTCGACCCGGACGGCCGGGACCCGGTGCTCGGCATCGAGCGCATCCAGGAGGCGTACTTCAAGCGCTTCCCCGGCTACGAGCGCGGCATCACCGTGCCGGCGATCGTGGACGTGCCGACCGGGCAGGTGGTGACCAACGACTACTCGCAGATGAGCCTCGACCTGTCGACGCAGTGGGGCGCGTACCACCGCGACGGCGCTCCGCAGCTCTACCCGGAGCACCTGCGGGCGCAGATCGACGAGGTCAACGCGGTGGTGTTCCGGGACGTCAACAACGGCGTCTACCGGTGCGGCTTCGCCGGCAACCAGGAGGCGTACGACAAGGCGTACCACCAGCTCTTCGACCGGCTGGACTGGTTGACCGAGCGGCTGACCGACCAGCGTTACCTGGTCGGTGACACCATCACCGAAGCCGACGTGCGGCTGTTCACCACCCTGGTCCGCTTCGACCCCGTCTACCACGGTCACTTCAAGTGCAACAGGCAGAAGCTGAGCGAGATGCCGGTGCTGTGGGCGTACGCCCGGGACCTGTTCCAGACCCCCGGTTTCGGCGACACCATCGACTTCGACCACATCAAGCGGCACTACTACGAGGTGCACCGCGACATCAACCCGACCGGGATCGTGCCGCTCGGCCCCGACCTGTCGAACTGGCTCACCCCGCACGGCCGGGAAACGCTGGGTGGCCGCCCGTTCGGCGACGGCACCCCACCCCCGCCGCCGGCCGAGCCCGTCGACCCCGCACACACCCCGCTGCGCTGAGCGGCGCTCCTACAGGGCGACGCGGACGGCTGCCGTGAGGACCAGTTGGGCGAGGGACGCTGGCACCAGCACCAGCCAGCAGAGCCGCTGGAGCTGGTCCTCACGCAGCCGGGGGTAGGACACCCGGAGCCAGATGATCACGAAGGACACGGCGAAGACCTTCAGCAGGGTCCAGAGCCAACCCAACTGGTCGTCCGCGAACGGGCCCTGCCATCCGCCGAGGAACAGCACAGTGGTCAGCGCGGCGATCACCACGATGCCGACGTACTCGGCGAGCAGGAAGAACGCGAAACGCAGCCCGGTGTATTCGGTCATGTAACCGAAGACCAGCTCCGAGTCGGCCACCGGCATGTCGAAGGGCGGCCGGCGAATCTCGGCCACCCCGGCGACGAAGAAGATGATCATCGCGGGCGCCTGCCAGAGCAGCCACCACGGTTGCCACGCCTCGACGATGCCGGACAGGCTGAGCGTGCCCGCCGCCATCGCCACCGACGCGGCGGCCAGCACCAGCGGCAGCTCGTAACCGAGCAGCTGTGCGGCACCCCGCAACCCACCGAGCAGGCTGTATTTGTTGGCCGACGCCCACGCCGACATCAGCACCGCCACCACCCCGACACCGACCACGGCCAGCACGAAGAACAAGCCGATGTCCAGAGGTTGCCCGACCAGGTCGTTCGGGCCGAGCGGGATGACCAGCAGCACCAGCAGGTAGGGCACCAGGGCCACCACCGGGGCCAGCCGGAACACCGCCCGGTCCGCCTCGCGTGGGGTCACGTCCTCCTTCTGCACGAACTTGACCCCGTCCGCGACCAGCTGGGCCCAACCGTGGAAGCCGCCCGCGTACATCGGGCCGAGCCGGCCCTGCATGTGCGCCATCACCTTGTGCTCGGCCTGGCCCACCAGCAACGGCAGGGTGAGGAACGCGACGAGCACGCCACCCACCCGCAGCACCAGCTCCACCCAGAGCGGCATCAGGTCGTACCCCCATCGTCGTCGGTGCGCTCGGCGCGGGCCGGCGGGTCCGCGACCGGGCCGGGCGCCGGCTGGTCGGGTGAGCCCGGGCCGGCAGCGGACGCGGGCTGCTCGGGCACGGCCGGTCCGTCGTCGGCCGCGCCAGACCGGGGAGTACGCGCCGGACGGGCCCCCGGAGCGGGCCGCGCCGGACGGTCACCGGCGGGTCTGGCCGGGGTGCCGCCACGCGGCCCCTCCCCCACACCACCCGCGCCGGCCGGGGTGGGCGTGGGGCCCCACTCACCCGGAGCCGGAACACCCGGCGGGCGGATCGGTCGACGCCCACCGCCGGCCTCCGACTCGCCCGGTTCCTTCGCGCCCGGCCAGGGCTTGGCCACCCGGGAAGCGAGCACGAACTCCTTGCGCAGCGGGTGACCCTCGAACTCCGGGGGCAGCAGCAGCGGACGCAGCTCGCCGTGGCCGGCGAAGTCGATGCCGAACATCTCGTGCGTCTCCCGCTCGTGCCAGGCGGCACCCGGGTAGACGTCCACCACAGAGGCGACAGTGGCCTCGGCACGCGGCAACCGGGTACGCAGCAGCACACCGTGCCGCAGCCGCGTCGACCAGAGATGCGCCACCACGTCGAAGCCCTCGGCCAACTCGTCGACGGCGGAGAGCCAGTCGAAGAAGTCGCAGGCCAGCTCGGTGTCGTCGCGGGCCGCGCGAACGGCGACCAGCCAGCTCTCCGGCGGCACGTCGACGGTGGCCCGGGCGAACCGCTGCCCGCCGGAGACCGACGGGGTCGCCTCGACCGGCGCGAGCAGCGCCACCAGCCGAGCACCGATGGCTTCGGGAGTCATGCCGCTGATCCTAGTGCCGACCGGGCCCGGGCCCTGGCCGCCGCCGATGCCAGATGATCTGCCGGCTTTGGGCGCGGCGCAGCCCTCGGCGGGGAAAGATGAGGGCGTGCGCGCTGTGACTGTGAAACCCGGGGTCGCCAACTCGCTGAGCCTCGTCGAGGATCAGCCGGAGCCGGCTGCCGAGGAAGGCTCGGTCCTGGTCGAGGCACTGGCGGTGGGGATCTGCGGCACCGACCACGAGATCATCGCCGGAGAGTACGGCGAGGCGCCACCGGGGCGGGACCGCCTGGTCATCGGGCACGAGTCACTGGGCCGGGTGATCGAGGACCCGAGCGGGACCATGCAACCCGGCGACCTGGTGGCCGGCATCGTCCGGCATCCCGACCCGGTCCCCTGCCCCAACTGCGCGGTCGGCGAGTGGGACATGTGCCGCAACGGCCAGTACACCGAACACGGCATCAAGGCGCTACCCGGGTTCGCCCGTGACCGCTGGCGGATCGAGCCCCAGTTCGCGGTCGCGCTCGACCCGGCGCTGGCCCAGGTCGGCGTGCTGTTGGAACCGACCACTGTGGTGGCGAAGGCCTGGGACCACATCGAGCGGATCGGGCACCGGGCCGAGTGGCAGCCGCAGACCGTCCTGGTGACCGGGGCCGGGCCGATCGGGCTGCTGGCCGCGTTGCTCGCCACCCAGCGCGGGCTCACCGTCCACGTGCTGGACCGGAACACCGACGGGCCGAAGCCGGAGCTGGTCGCCGGGCTCGGCGCCACCTACCACACGGTGCCGGTCAACGACCTGCCCTTCGAGCCGGACGTGGTGATCGAGTGCACCGGTGCGCCCACCGTGGTCCTCGACGTCATGTGCAAGGCGGGCCCCACCGGGATCGTCTGCCTGGCCGGAGTCTCCAGCGGGGGCCGGACCATCAACTTCGACGCCGGCGCACTCAACCGGGAGCTGGTGCTGGAGAACAACGTGGTGTTCGGCTC
This portion of the Micromonospora zamorensis genome encodes:
- a CDS encoding glucose 1-dehydrogenase; amino-acid sequence: MRAVTVKPGVANSLSLVEDQPEPAAEEGSVLVEALAVGICGTDHEIIAGEYGEAPPGRDRLVIGHESLGRVIEDPSGTMQPGDLVAGIVRHPDPVPCPNCAVGEWDMCRNGQYTEHGIKALPGFARDRWRIEPQFAVALDPALAQVGVLLEPTTVVAKAWDHIERIGHRAEWQPQTVLVTGAGPIGLLAALLATQRGLTVHVLDRNTDGPKPELVAGLGATYHTVPVNDLPFEPDVVIECTGAPTVVLDVMCKAGPTGIVCLAGVSSGGRTINFDAGALNRELVLENNVVFGSVNANRRHWDMAAQALAGADQVWLESLITRRVPVNRYADAYTPGPDDIKVVLEFAS
- the nuoK gene encoding NADH-quinone oxidoreductase subunit NuoK, encoding MRPVIPYVTAALLFGLGVYGVLRRRNAVLVLMSVELMLNAVNLILVTADTTARAVLPHSGQVFALFVIVLAAAEIGVGLAIVLQLYRLRATVVVDDVPLTEPAQPVDGREPAVLDTEARR
- a CDS encoding complex I subunit 1/NuoH family protein, producing MPLWVELVLRVGGVLVAFLTLPLLVGQAEHKVMAHMQGRLGPMYAGGFHGWAQLVADGVKFVQKEDVTPREADRAVFRLAPVVALVPYLLVLLVIPLGPNDLVGQPLDIGLFFVLAVVGVGVVAVLMSAWASANKYSLLGGLRGAAQLLGYELPLVLAAASVAMAAGTLSLSGIVEAWQPWWLLWQAPAMIIFFVAGVAEIRRPPFDMPVADSELVFGYMTEYTGLRFAFFLLAEYVGIVVIAALTTVLFLGGWQGPFADDQLGWLWTLLKVFAVSFVIIWLRVSYPRLREDQLQRLCWLVLVPASLAQLVLTAAVRVAL
- a CDS encoding glutathione S-transferase family protein, whose protein sequence is MGEETGGKYVEPGGEFTRDQRYIATRITEDGRDGYPVEPGRYRLAVSRACPWANRLIIVRRLLGLEDAISMAVAGPTHDARSWTFDLDPDGRDPVLGIERIQEAYFKRFPGYERGITVPAIVDVPTGQVVTNDYSQMSLDLSTQWGAYHRDGAPQLYPEHLRAQIDEVNAVVFRDVNNGVYRCGFAGNQEAYDKAYHQLFDRLDWLTERLTDQRYLVGDTITEADVRLFTTLVRFDPVYHGHFKCNRQKLSEMPVLWAYARDLFQTPGFGDTIDFDHIKRHYYEVHRDINPTGIVPLGPDLSNWLTPHGRETLGGRPFGDGTPPPPPAEPVDPAHTPLR
- a CDS encoding Uma2 family endonuclease is translated as MTAALQSDYPPESEWTTDDLDALPEDGRRRELLDGVLLMSPSPTRTHQIIAGLLMAELHADCPEGYDVTQGVEVRINRTRSFIPDVLITTATAAAREPSKYEPHEVVLAVEIVSPSTRSIDRVLKPALYAQAGIPFYWRIETQGGALEVVTYRIDAVNEVYSETGRWTKFVDTGEPFPINLAISRITPRVR
- a CDS encoding NADH-quinone oxidoreductase subunit J, whose translation is MTGADVLLLALGAVAVGAGVLVVTTKHLVRAGLYLVVCLGALAGDFLVLSAELVAWVQVLIYVGAVVVLLLFAVMLTRAPIGASDDLDRPGWPAALIGGGAGLGLTVLLVDAYRWSSVALPAAGTAERLGEQIFQSWVLPFEVLSVLLLSALVGAIVLSRPDIGRPVPQRDATAAPDARVDVEPGGRR
- a CDS encoding NuoI/complex I 23 kDa subunit family protein encodes the protein MVGMSDPSEHGDPASATGARGLPGAGLVKGLAVTLKTMTSRTTTQQYPDVAPELPPRSRGVIALSEENCTVCMLCARECPDWCIYIDSHKEEVAVPGAARPRQRNVLDKFDIDFSLCMYCGICIEVCPFDALYWSPEFEYAEYDIKDLLHDKDHLGQWMATVPPPPAHDPNGEPAKEETAAARKAAAARPAPPSVRPDADQDPAS
- a CDS encoding NADH-quinone oxidoreductase subunit L; this translates as MTGLIGVLLPAVPLAAGLLGLLLPPAPRGNSATGGDRARNAAVALGVSGAAVALALAVALLLTVDGPTETSTTWVDVGGLMVTLGVRLDGAAALVAVAVTAVALAVQVYSIGYLRRGPHDDIDVDHRYPPYAAQISLFTGAMLLVVVAGDLIMLLVGWEVMGLCSYLLIAHDRRLPGAPAAAMKAFLVTRVGDVGFLLGIALLGVSTGSFRIADVLAHDHSGVTLTAAGLLLLAGVAGKSAQFPLHTWLPDAMAGPTPISALIHAATMVAAGVYAVARLYPLFTAAPVTLTVLGVVGAITLLLGALAATAQDDIKRVLAWSTVSQLGYMTGALAVGSPSAALFHLLTHAAFKALLFLAAGVVIHAVGTTLMSEMGGLRRSMPVTFWCTVVGLGALAGVPPLAGFWSKDGVLTVAESAALEGTGPAPSWVGWLVWMAGLLGVAITAWYAGRLLLRAFFGTPRLPLVRPHDPPAVLRWPVLLLAVPAALLGLAGFVGAFADRLRFPTVPVAGSEDGLVHVGPGMLLPLALLLVGAGLVTLGWRRDPTADPAVALGPLRPVFARAFRLDDVQHTLVVRPVRALARVARTGDEVVVDGAVDGSGRAASGLGAGLATLHRAALPRAAAGVLAGALLIGLAAVIGVKL
- a CDS encoding ester cyclase, yielding MTDVEAAARRFIADVWNARREESAYELIADDCPGLGGTGPEATLAWHRERRAAFPDLRYKIVDVVAAGERVAVHWRAAGTHAGQFGPVPPTGQVVSYSGATFLRFDAAGRIVEVWSCNELFQLLQQLGVEMLPPTGVSGPGA